GGCTACGCAGGCTATCTCGGCGCTGATGATTCCTTAAACGGAATCATCGGCTCTGTTCCGGTGCTCTTGTGCACCCTGCAGATGTTTTCTTCCGTCGTCCTGGAGAACTTGAGACAGAAGAAATTTTTAATCGCCTGCTTCGCACTGATCCACCGGCTTCTGCTCTCCTCTCTCTTTTTCGTCCCGCTGCTGGTCGAAAACCAGGCGGGCCGCCTGGCGGCAGTCGTCGCCATCTATGTAGTCGCCCACTTCTTCGGCGCGTTTATCGGTACGGGTACC
The sequence above is drawn from the Anaerotignum faecicola genome and encodes:
- a CDS encoding MFS transporter → QAYFGDTVMTETDYSRGRKLFIAEGCCANGVVTLTTGAFLSGYAGYLGADDSLNGIIGSVPVLLCTLQMFSSVVLENLRQKKFLIACFALIHRLLLSSLFFVPLLVENQAGRLAAVVAIYVVAHFFGAFIGTGT